The Limibacillus sp. genomic interval AGGCTTCCAGCCGCTCCACGGCCTTCTGGTTCTCGCGCAGGCGCCTACGGCTGAGGACCAGCAGTCCCAGCATCACCACCGCCGTCATGATGAGGCAGGGCCAGACGTAAAGGGCATAACCGCCCATCGCAAAGAAGCTGTCCGTTGCTTCCATCAAAAAGACGTTCCCACCTGAATCAAGGCTTTCCCGGTCGTTTCTCGTTACGGCCTAAACTTAATGGTTCTGTCGGCCAATGCCAGCATAGAAGCGCGCGCTGCGACCCTTTGCCCGCCGGGACCGGCCCGCGCCTTTCCTCAATCCAGACTCTGGCGCAGCGCCGCGGCCGTCGCCCAGGGCGCGAGCGGCAAGGCG includes:
- the ccmD gene encoding heme exporter protein CcmD, coding for MEATDSFFAMGGYALYVWPCLIMTAVVMLGLLVLSRRRLRENQKAVERLEASLPDRETRRAARAAGRAQNSGEAA